The genomic DNA atttttgtttcaccCTTTTGACTTCAACTTTGTATTCTTAATTCACTTCTATATTACTAATTCAATATATTATACTTACTAtaataaaagtaattttatatttttagcctttttgaatcatataattttttaatatcaTTATTAGAATTTTATTGTAATTATACTTCTTAATTTCGAATCAACACCCGTACCATtctaattatatatataaatatagataCTACTcctatttaaaaatatattacttttagccattttgatttattttaattagtagaattaaattttttaattatactTCTCTATTTCTAAATATCACCCGATTATTCTTCTTTAATTtttctatatgacttataatattatatgtattattttaccTGTTTTTTAATTGCAATTCTTATATCGATTTCAACTCAGTAATCCTATTTGTCATATGACtcaatatatattttaataaaataataaaatttttgaaatcgtattataattataatctttttatttattataattaataaaCTTTATTAATAAATGAAACAATTTTTTAAGTGGTACTTGGATTTCACCTCTTTTTAATTTCTCCCCTTTTTAAATTTCGTTATAACTCAATGTATAATTTTTATTCctcttttacttctatatgactATAATACTAAATGTATTATTTTACCGACCGTTTTTTAATTACAATTCTTATATTGATTTTAACTCAGATCATGACTCAACAGTATATTTTAgtgaaataataaaatttttgaaatcGTATAATAATTATAATCTTTTTATTATGACCATAAGACAAATATCGTACCTTTATTAATATGCGAAACCCCTTTTTAAATGGTACCAAATTTTATATTACCTTATTTTTGTTCAACCCATATTTTGATTTTACTCCAATCATCCTATTTGTGATACAActctatattattttatttttaatgaaataacTAAATTGTTGAAATCGTATTGAAATTATTCATGTTTTTATTTCAGCTCAATAATCATATTTCTGATATGACTCTAAAGAACTCTATagtatttttttaataaaataataaaattgttgaaattatattattataaccctttttattataattataatgaAAATAATGTAATTATCACATGTATATTACATTTTTTTACCTTTATTAAaataattgtaaataaaaaataaaactaaCAATAACTTTAATTCCCGATTTGTTCTCACATTTATTTTACCTCTAAATTCATATATTTGTACGGTTCTAAATTGATTTTCAATAATTTAATATGATTATTAGAATtatattgtaatttttttaataattaattatactataataaataatatatttagtTAATAATGGTGATGTATGATAAGAAATTGCACGGATTACCTCCCTTTTAAAACTGGATACCCGAAAATACATATTAGCGTGAAATAGTGGTTAAAATACCGACCAATTTATAGGTACTAATATTTTGTTTGAACGATACACATGTTTCTTATATTTCATCATTGTAATTAAAGTTTTGAATTTGCTGAATACGAATGTTTAACATGTgtattatatattaaaataaaatgatgAAAACATGCATTTTCGACATATTTATATCTAGATATATACAAAACATACATTTTCATGATGCGTTACCCACATTTGTGGTTAGTGGGTTGGTTTTTCTAAGTAGAAATTAGAAATTTTGAAATAGCAGccaaattattataatttttaaaatttatttaattaagtTAACTCGGCCTGCTTTGCACGGGCCATACATTAAAACATACATTAAAATGAATCACTGGATTCTATATCACCTGTAGAAACGTGAAGCGTGCTACTTCTTCCGTACACTTGTACAAAACTTTACacataaaaatttaaacatttcTTATTCATCTCCTTTCTTATTCATCTCCTCCTCCTATATATAGATAACATATTGCCCGAATAGATTTCATTCTGCAAGCTGGTACAGAACATACTTTTAACTCATCAAATACATCCGATATCGGAGAAAGAAAGCATGGAGACAAAGAGAATACAATCAGTGATAAAGATGGCAGTGCTGATTGTGTTTGTGGGTTATGTATTCATCTGGGTGATATTACCTACCAATCTCTACAAAAAAGATTGGTTGCTCAAAGTTAGAGCAAAGACAATGTCTACTTACTTTGGAACACAAGGTTTATTTAAGTTTCTTAATTTTGTCCCATCTCTAAATACCTTTAGTCTAATATCCGTGATTAAAATTTATGAATCAACGCAGGTGCAACAATGCTGATTAACACATTTCCTATGCTTCTCATTGCTGTACTTGGCTGCGTGTATCTTCATATTGTGCATAAAACTCGAGGAAATAACATTCAAGGGTACACGAAATTTAACACTCCTACTGTGTTGAAAGATTTATTACAATGTAGATAACTTACTGAGATTAATGtaattttttctaatttttataatGATGAATTAATGCAGAAAAGGTGGTTCGGACGTATTGAGGAGGCCAATGATAGTTAAAGGACTGGGAATTGTTAATGGAATAGAGCTATCCTTTTTCATCATGTTCATTGCCCTCTTGATTTGGTCTTTCTCAGCTTACTTGGAAATAAGTTTTGCTAATATCACGGCAAAATCAGCTGCAAAGAAAGGGGAAGAAGTGTAAGAATCGATAACTAATTAATGTAGCATATTTACATCAATTATTCTATACGATAATGTTAATGACTCTTGTGTGTGATAATTTTGGGCATGCAGCTGGGAAGTCAGGTTGGACAGTGCAGCACTAAGGCTAGGTTTAATCGGAAACATATGTTTAGCATTTCTGTTTTTTCCGGTGACTCGGGGATCATCAGTGCTGCCATTACTGGGAATCACGTCGGAGGCAAGTGTCAAGTATCACATATGGCTTGGTCACATTGTTATGACCCTTTTTTCGGCTCATGGAGTTTGTTATGTTGTCTACTGGGCTGTCACAAACCAATTATCAGAGGTAAACTTTCTTTCATTATTCACTAAAATCATTTTTGTCTCCAAACTATCCTTTCAATGTAAGTTGTTATGCAGCTACTACAGAAATCggaaaaatattacaaaaataatCTATTACTAACATAATCAGTTTAAATGACTGGAATTTGTTAGCACATCGAGAGCACGTTAAGTGATCGCCTTTTTGCATATGTTGGTTATAAGAACTGCAAAAAGTATTTTTTTGTTATGGGGCTGCAGAGATTTGAGACATCAATAAAAAAGATAACACATTAAAGTGCAGGGAGTGTCGATGTTTTCATAACTGTTGTTATAGTTTCTTTCTGTTACACGCATATAGGATAACTTGTGGTCTTTGTGTTTTGTAACAACAAAGGGAGAGAAAAAAACAGCAAGTGGACGGTTAGGGATTAGGATTATCTTGTAGTGGACTGGTGGCGTTTGGACTTTAGTCTAATTGTACAAGTCCAATTAACCTGGAAAGCAAAACGTGTTTGGCTGCAAACTTGACTTTTGTAGTTCAATGATCATAGAATCCATCAACTCTGGAACCTGGGGTTCAATTTGTTGAGCCCTGTTTAGTGGGAATATCTCGGGGACCCCCAAGTGGCCTGGTTTGATCTTTGTGAAGTAACTTTATGTTCAACTATATTATTGACATCATGTTCGAGGATTGCAGAAATcctttttttttttatataataattatattgCACAAATCTTGTGTACTTGATTTGGTTGATTttagtgttatattttgaaaCATTCTGCAATTATGGTGACTTACCTTTTGACTCGTGCCTCGTTTACTTTGCCTCGTCTTTGTTTGAATAGAAGGGAAATGCCGTCAGATGTAATAAACTGTTGGATCCAAAAACAAATTGTTTAATGACATTTCTACAACATTTTGTAGAAACGAAACCTTTTAAGATGATGTAAAACACCTGCTAATTTGCTACTATTCTCATtctgttcttcttttcttttcctCCGGAAACTATACTAATTGTTAGcaatttgtatttttttttttaatttcttcattTATTGCCTACAGATGCTGGAATGGGCTAATAGGGGTGTATCAAATGTAGCCGGAGAGTTGGCGTTGTTTTTTGGATTACTCATGTGGGTTACAACAATTCCTCGTATCAGGAGCAAGATGTTCGAACTCTTTTTTTACATTCATCATCTCTACATTCTCTTCATGGTCTTCTTTGTGTTCCATGTGGGCATCTCATATTCCTGCATCATGCTTCCTGGTTTCTACCTTTTCCTAGTTGACCGGTTTCTCCGATTTCTACAATCACGACAGCGTGCTCGTCTAGTTTCAGCTCGCCTTCTGCCCTGTGAAACTGTTGAGCTCAACTTCTCCAAAAGCCAAGGTAAATTTGTACATATATATGCCACATTTGTACAGCTGGGTGCTGAGCATCTTTTTTTCTCTCCGTTCTTTTATGTGGCTTCTTCATTTGACATTTTATGACAACTCTTAAAACAGGATTGAATTATACTCCAACAAGCATTATGTTTGTAAATATTCCTAGCATATCCAAACTGCAATGGCATCCTTTTACAGTTTCCTCCAACAATAATTTGGAGCCTGAGAAGATTAGTGTCATCATCAAAGGTGATGGAGATTGGTCTAAGAAACTTTTCCATACACTTTCTGCGCCTTCTTCAGTTGATCGTCTTGATGTCTCAATTGAAGGACCTTACGGACCTGCTTCAACTAATTTTTTAAGGTAAAGAAACTCAATATGATACTATACTAATTTTCTAGTATAGTATCATATTGCTAACATGTACTGCGAGACTTTGGCTCTAATGTCATGACAAATATATTATTGCAGGCATGATACACTTGTGATGGTAAGTGGAGGAAGTGGAATCACACCATTCATCTCCATTTTTCGAGAGCTAGTTTTCTTGAGCGAAACACTAAAATGCAAGACCCCACAAATTCTCCTTATTAGTTCATTCAGGAATTCTTCTGACCTCACCTTGCTAGACCTCCTCCTTCCGATCTCTGGCATGCCCTCAAACTTTTCTAAGTTGCAATTGCAAATTGAAGCATATGTGACAAGAGAGAAACAATCATCAACAACAAATCACAAGGATAACGTAAGGTCTTTATGGTTCAAACCCCATCCCTCGGACTCAACTGTAACTCCCATTCTTGGGCAAAACAGCTGGTTGTGGCTTGGAACAATCATAGCTTCGTCTTTCATTCTCTTTCTCATCTTGTTGGGGACCTTATATCGCTTCTACATATATCCAATTGACCACAACACAAATAAAATATATTCGTACTCTGCAAAAGCTACGATGGCTATGCTACTCATGTGTACATCCATAGCCATTACTGCTAGCGGGAGTTTTCTGTGGAACAAGAACCACAATGCCATGGAAACTAAACAGGTTCAGAACATGGAGGGAACAACACCAATGGCATCGCCTGATTCTCGATTTTATAATGCCGATAGAGAGCTTGAAAGTCTCCCACAACAATCACTTGGTCAATCTACGAATGTACACTATGGTGAAAGACCGGATCTAAAGAGTAAGTTCAGTTTTCTAATGCCAACTTAAAGTTAAAAGTAAAAGGAAAACGAAGCCAAGATATATTTAAACATGTTACACCCTGTCTTCCTATGAATATACCTTGGACTGAGAGTACTTCACGACTCATAGTTGTTTTGTATTGGGAAAACAATACAGAAGTGATGAGTATATTCAAGTTAATATGATATCTGATGTGATGAATATATATACTAATAAACATCGGATTTGAATGATATCTAATAAAACTAACTTGCAGGATACTTATTTGACCGAAAAGAATCAAGAGTCGGTGTTCTTGTTTGTGGGCCAAAGAAGATGAGACATGAGGTTGCAAGCATATGTTCATCTGGCTTGGCAAAAAATCTGCATTTCGAATCCATCAGTTTCAGTTGGTGATTTTTCTGAAGACGAATACTGTTTCGTTGTGTTCAAAGTAAGTACTGATATATCATGTAGAAAAAAACAAAGACTACTTAGGTGGTCTAGGTGAAAGCCGAATAAAAGTTTCTGTGTTGGTATTAAAGTAATTTTTACTTTGAAAGATTTGATTGTGATGTGGGCAGGCCTGTGAGTTCTGATGGAACCGAGCTTGTTAAGGGCTTGGTTCAATAGTACTTGTACGCTATGTTTAAAtgagttcttgaaagttgaagGTGATTTTGGGTTCCTGTACTTGTGTAGCAAAACCCCTGTCATGCTTGTAATTCCTTGTAAGTTGTATCTGTACTAGTTATCTATCGAATATATATCATAATGTACTACTTTTTATGTTATTGTCATAGAACATGATCCGATGAATCATTTACGTCAATTTGTATTTGATTGTGTTGGGAATGGTTCTGCGCATGGAACATCTGTACAAAATAGCACTTAATCAAGTATTCAAAGTACACAAATGAAAATGCATGGCATGTATTATCATAAGATGTGTCCTTGCTCATTGCATTCAGAACAGGAGCTTCTATTTGATTACTTGAGTAAACTTCTgcttaataaataataataataatagataTGCAAGAGACATGCAAAATAAAAGCTCACGGCTGCTGTGGCAAGTTCAAAAGTTCTGCTGCTACTTAACCAAGTCGAAAACCGATTTGTGTGGCGATATAAATCATGTCATTTGATTTTGGTAGTCCCAAAATCTAATATTCACTTATGTTTTTGCTTTCGGTTTAGCTGATGTAGAATGTTGTAGCTAAATCAAAGCCTTCAAACTCATGACTATATATATAGCAACTGAATATGTCCTTTCTCTATTTCGCGATTATAGTCGTTTGCTTTTCAGGGATTCAAAATCAAAGTTGTAAACCAGATTTGTGCTTACTTTTTGATCATCTCAGCATAACACACTTGTCCGGCCTAGACAGGCTTTTAAGATTGACGGAGTGTGTACCTGGAAATTGTGTAAATGCTATATGTTGTGTGATGCGAATTGCCACACAGCAATGGTCGAACCTAACTTTGAGAAAGTTCAATACTGGTTGTGGTGGGATTTGCGCTGGGATACCCCCGACCATTGACTTAACATTAAAAAGAAACTACTGATGCAAAACTAAAACCTATCCTGTTTTACCTCATTTATATTTGAATACGAGATCTAAAATCTTTTATTGCAATTTAATCTCCATGATGTGATTTTTACAGGACTCCCTCCACCGTTCTGATTAATTATCATGTTTGATTTTCAATTTTCCCTCCTCCGTTCTGATTAGTTATCATGTCTAATTTTCAATTTTGGGTCGGTAAAGATTTTGATATATAGTATTCACTCTCTGTGtgtgatttattttattttcatgtTCAATTTTTGAATAGTTAAATTAATCAAAATTAGATAAGTTGTTCTCAAAAACATTATTCTCTTTATTTTAAATATACAAGTTTTAGTTTTTCAAATAATATTGTGATAGTTTTTAATCTACGGTAAACAATGAAAATTGAGTCAACAAAAATGATTTGGGGGGGCGATGATGACACGTCCCCAGCTGCTAAACACGAGAGGGGCACACATTAAGCATGCTGAACTCCACGCATAAGCTCATTTAAACTTGAAAAGCCCACGCGCACGTTTCATCTCAAAGTCTTCCGATTTATAGCCCCCTTCCAATTAGTATTTGTAACTGAACTGTTTTAAAAACTGCTTCCCTGTATTGTGTAGAAACAAGAACAATACTAAAATAAAATTCAGAATTATACTCAAATAGAGTATACACTTGTATGTATGTCAATGCACCTGTTTTTGCATGAACCATGCAATACATGGGAAGTAAACGATCTAATAACATTTCTTCAAATATATTTACCTGATTCTTCCATCATTTTAATGGAATGTGATTGATGGTGATTTATAACCAGAAtcattttttattaattaaactAAATTTCATAAGAAACAAATTTTACTTCTTGCTGATCCATCTTTGATTGTTTTTGTTTTTTGAGAAGATTCAAGTATTTGTTTTTGAAAACCATATGATTTTTAGTTCAACAATTGTTTTTGGAAACAAGATTATACGATTATTTGTCTATACCTGTGTGTTTATTTTAGGTTAATATAATTAATTACTAACCAATTAATATACTAAGATAATCAATGACCATTAAAGAGGATATATCTCGGACTGATAGTCAAGACGTTATGTTATATACCGGAAAAGAATGTAACTGCATTCACTAATCAGAGACATGAAACATGCTACTTTTTCATTTTAAGCTAGCTGTGTGTTTTCCATGTTTCCGTTCATACTATCTTCCTGCATACATGATACATGAACATTCTCCTCCTATATATAGATACCCTATATACTTATCTTTCCGTATCATACAAACATTAACAcatcgagagagagagagagagagaggatttAAGGATGGAGGCAAAGTGTATCCAAGTAATGATAAGGATGATACTGATGGTTTTGTTTGGAGGTTACATATTCATATGGGTGATGTTACCTACAGATGTATATAATCATCACTGGCTACTCAAAATTGGAGCAGATACCATGTCTACTTACTTTGGAACACAAGGTTCTTTATTTTATCTAATTAAATCCATTTTTATTGTCTTATCTATGTACAACACTTTTAAGAAACTATGACTGTTTTGTATTCTAATCATATGTAGTAATTTATATACCCTGCTGAATTGAAATGAACAGGTGCAACAATCCTCATCAACACATTTCCAATTCTCTTCATTGCGGCCTTAGGATGTGTGTATCTTCATTTTGGGACTAAAACTACAGGCCCTGAAAAAGAAGGGTACACAAAATTAATTTTTCAATTAACTAGTACAATTCCATTATTATAATATTTAGATGTGGAAATTAATGTaatttattttctattttcttaaaattaaaaGGGATGCCAAGAAACAGGGAGCAGATGCATGGAAGAGGCCAATGATAATGAAGGGACTAGGCATTGTTTCTGGAATAGAGCTATGTTTTTTCATCATGTTCATCGCTCTCTTAGCTTGGTCTTTCTCAGTTTACGTAGGAATCAGTTTTGCTAAAATTACCGCAAAATCAGCAGCAATGTGGGGTGAAACAGTGTATGACTTCCTCCCTCCCTATACACAAGTAATTTAATTAACATAAACTGTAATTTCAGGCAAGAAATAATCATGTTTATCTTTTTGGGCAGTTGGGAATCAAGGCTAGCTAATGCAGGACTAATGCTTGGGCTAACGGGGAACATATGTCTAGCATTTCTGTTCTTTCCGGTGACTCGGGGATCGTCAGTGTTGCCATTGTTGGGAATTACCTCAGAGGGAAGTGTCAAGTATCACATATGGCTAGGCCACATTGTTATGAACCTCTTTACCGCTCATGGCCTTTGTTACATTTTCGTGTGGGGTTGCGTACACACTCTGGAAGAGGTATCTCTCCTGGCATTGGCTTCAATCTTAATTTGAAAATAAGTTTATATGTCGgaccaaaaataattttaatgatcttcaataatttttaaaatgaaatttatGTCCTgaatcaatttttttaatttttttaaaaattgttattGCATGCAGATGCGGCAGTGGGCTAAAGCTGATATATCAGTTGTAGCTGGGGAAGTAGCTTTAGCTAGTGGATTGGTTATGTGGGTGATGACGATTCCTCGTATTAGAAGGAAGATATTCGAGCTCTTCTTCTACACTCATCATCTTTACATTGTCTTTATTGTTTTCTTTGTATTCCATGTGGGCTTCTCATATGCCTGCACTATGCTCCCTGGTCTCTACCTC from Apium graveolens cultivar Ventura chromosome 5, ASM990537v1, whole genome shotgun sequence includes the following:
- the LOC141724089 gene encoding ferric reduction oxidase 2-like, whose translation is METKRIQSVIKMAVLIVFVGYVFIWVILPTNLYKKDWLLKVRAKTMSTYFGTQGATMLINTFPMLLIAVLGCVYLHIVHKTRGNNIQGKGGSDVLRRPMIVKGLGIVNGIELSFFIMFIALLIWSFSAYLEISFANITAKSAAKKGEEVWEVRLDSAALRLGLIGNICLAFLFFPVTRGSSVLPLLGITSEASVKYHIWLGHIVMTLFSAHGVCYVVYWAVTNQLSEMLEWANRGVSNVAGELALFFGLLMWVTTIPRIRSKMFELFFYIHHLYILFMVFFVFHVGISYSCIMLPGFYLFLVDRFLRFLQSRQRARLVSARLLPCETVELNFSKSQGLNYTPTSIMFVNIPSISKLQWHPFTVSSNNNLEPEKISVIIKGDGDWSKKLFHTLSAPSSVDRLDVSIEGPYGPASTNFLRHDTLVMVSGGSGITPFISIFRELVFLSETLKCKTPQILLISSFRNSSDLTLLDLLLPISGMPSNFSKLQLQIEAYVTREKQSSTTNHKDNVRSLWFKPHPSDSTVTPILGQNSWLWLGTIIASSFILFLILLGTLYRFYIYPIDHNTNKIYSYSAKATMAMLLMCTSIAITASGSFLWNKNHNAMETKQVQNMEGTTPMASPDSRFYNADRELESLPQQSLGQSTNVHYGERPDLKRYLFDRKESRVGVLVCGPKKMRHEVASICSSGLAKNLHFESISFSW